The Lucilia cuprina isolate Lc7/37 chromosome 5, ASM2204524v1, whole genome shotgun sequence genome includes a window with the following:
- the LOC111674867 gene encoding mediator of RNA polymerase II transcription subunit 25 — MEMESLADVVFLVEGSAANGAYINELKTNYIVPTLEHFSQGPIEDREYLISERYSTQYCVVLYRTTANLLEPMCTTFGPYSSPQKVMDLFERLPLTGGGMESCANLAEGLATAHICFDDMKEHRARYNKDGNLSTQKHCILMCNSSPYSMPVMECWKYTGKTVEQLAGLFHERKINLSIIAPRKIPILFKIFMKADGDQPLTAKKYAKNIRHLVLLKGYHLKERPQSPNSAAAAMGNQANQVVGGPNQQQQQQQQQQQQKSAQQQNSGLPMDNTHASPQQQQLQQQQVSQMGGMNPNQQPGNALNQQLLQQQQQQQQQQQQFGGQNPMQNPNFQGQGNRWVFNPNQQQQQARPQFLPNAPGGPMVSMGGPVNQGGMPVQNSALISQLSAPPNQNVNPMMQQQQQIRMQMLNQQQQQQMQQLQQQQQQQQQQQNVMNSNMSGPGGPNPQQQQVPVVANNQPNTSMANQQNPGPSSDQAVMRDKIWSGTLEWVEKSKPDQQKIPRTLQCTVTANIKDGEPEIKAINWPPKLLMQLMPKHLVGNIGGQFLKDSKMVVFKPQPCEALDALAKNMTTIFAGCVHFTTPPNMPACDIKVLILLYTAEKNAFLGFIPNNQSMFVERLRKVIQQKQSMGMQQTAGGGPNSMQQQQQQQQQQGQQQLQNPMAGQISGNMNPQQQQQQQDPNQQQQQHFNQYNPQQQMNMQMAGGPMNQQMMGGPPMSGGPDQMVGNNPMQQQQMTMMQHQRMPMMAGGNPNNPQQQQMPPQQMQQRMVRPMMNNNPGLRHLLQQQSTPGQQFRPQMGGVGGGPGGVPGGVPMGGGGMPNPNQMTGGPGGPGGGPNRPFDDNFEYM; from the exons ATGGAAATGGAGTCTTTAGCAGATGTGGTTTTCTTGGTCGAAGGTTCGGCAGCCAATGGTGCATACATCAATGAACTGAAAACAAATTACATAGTGCCAACATTGGAACATTTCAGTCAGGGACCCATAGAAGATCGGGAATATCTAATATCAGAACGATATTCTACACAATATTGTGTGGTACTCTATCGTACCACTGCAAATTTGCTTGAGCCTATGTGTACGACATTCGGGCCATATTCTTCGCCTCAAAAAGTTATGGATTTGTTTGAACGTCTGCCACTGACAGGTGGTGGAATGGAATCATGTGCAAATCTGGCAGAAGGTTTAGcaacagctcatatttgtttcgATGACATGAAAGAGCATCGGGCGCGTTACAACAAGGATGGGAATTTGTCAACTCAGAAGCATTGTATATTAATGTGTAACAGTTCCCCGTACTCAATGCCGGTTATGGAATGTTGGAAATATACAGGAAAAACAG TGGAACAATTAGCGGGACTCTTCCACGAACGCAAAATAAATCTTTCTATTATTGCGCCACGTAAAATaccaatattatttaaaatctttatgaagGCTGATGGTGACCAGCCATTAACGGctaaaaaatatgctaaaaatatTAGGCATTTGGTATTGCTAAAGGGCTACCACCTTAAAGAAAGGCCGCAAAGTCCTAATAGTGCAGCAGCTGCAATGGGCAACCAAGCGAACCAAGTTGTTGGTGGTCcaaatcaacagcaacaacaacagcagcagcaacaacagcaaaaaagtgCTCAGCAACAAAATTCAGGTTTGCCAATGGACAATACGCATGCTTCACCTCAACAGCAACAGCTCCAACAGCAACAGGTTTCTCAAATGGGTGGCATGAATCCCAATCAGCAACCAGGAAATGCACTTAATCAACAGCTattgcaacagcagcaacaacaacaacaacagcagcaacaatttgGTGGACAAAACCCTATGCAAAATCCGAATTTTCAAGGACAGGGCAACCGTTGGGTATTCAATcccaatcaacaacaacagcaagctCGACCTCAATTTTTGCCAAATGCACCTGGAGGACCTATGGTTTCAATGGGTGGACCAGTCAATCAAGGTGGCATGCCTGTACAGAATTCTGCTTTAATATCTCAACTTAGCGCTCCGCCTAATCAGAACGTTAATCCGAtgatgcaacaacaacaacaaatacgtATGCAAATGTTaaatcaacagcagcaacaacaaatgcaacaacttcagcaacagcagcagcaacaacaacagcaacaaaatgtaATGAATTCAAATATGTCAGGCCCTGGAGGACCAAATCCTCAACAGCAACAAGTTCCAGTTGTTGCCAACAACCAGCCGAATACTTCGATGGCAAACCAACAAAATCCTGGTCCATCTTCCGATCAAGCCGTTATGCGTGATAAAATTTGGTCGGGCACCTTGGAGTGGGTAGAGAAAAGTAAGCCTGACCAACAGAAAATTCCTCGTACTCTACAGTGTACTGTAACCGCTAACATTAAAGACGGAGAACCAGAAATCAAGGCTATAAACTGGCCACCTAAATTACTAATGCAGCTCATGCCTAAACATTTGGTAGGTAATATAGGTGGACAATTTCTCAAAGACTCCAAAATGGTAGTTTTTAAACCGCAACCATGCGAAGCTCTAGACGCCCTGGCCAAAAACATGACAACAATATTTGCCGGCTGTGTACATTTTACAACTCCACCAAATATGCCGGCATGTGATATTAAAGTTTTGATTCTGCTATATACAGCTGAAAAGAATGCATTCCTAGGATTTATACCTAATAATCAATCGATGTTTGTGGAACGTTTGCGTAAAGTCATTCAACAGAAGCAGTCAATGGGTATGCAACAAACTGCTGGTGGTGGACCTAATAgtatgcaacaacaacagcagcaacagcaacagcaaggTCAGCAACAATTACAAAACCCAATGGCTGGACAAATCTCTGGTAATATGAAtccccaacaacaacagcagcaacaggatcctaaccaacaacaacagcagcatttTAATCAATACAATCCACAGCAACAAATGAACATGCAAATGGCTGGTGGCCCCATGAATCAACAAATGATGGGCGGACCACCCATGTCTGGTGGACCCGACCAGATGGTTGGCAATAATCccatgcaacaacaacaaatgaccATGATGCAGCACCAACGTATGCCTATGATGGCTGGTGGTAATCCAAATAATCCCCAGCAGCAACAAATGCCACCACAACAAATGCAACAACGCATGGTCCGGCCCATGATGAATAATAATCCTGGTCTTAGACATTTACTTCAGCAACAATCGACACCCGGTCAACAATTTCGCCCACAAATGGGTGGTGTTGGCGGTGGTCCAGGTGGTGTTCCAGGTGGTGTTCCCATGGGTGGCGGTGGAATGCCTAATCCTAATCAAATGACTGGTGGTCCTGGAGGCCCAGGTGGTGGTCCAAATCGACCATTCGAcgataattttgaatatatgtaa